In Podospora pseudopauciseta strain CBS 411.78 chromosome 2 map unlocalized CBS411.78m_2, whole genome shotgun sequence, the genomic stretch GCCTTGGTGAGAGAGGCGCAAGTCTCTTCACCTGACAAGAGCATGCTTAAGCCAATCAGTTTGTACTACAGGCCCCAGAGACTCTTGCCCCTCGGAGAGAGCTGCTCCAATGATCTCCGTGCTCCTCTCCAAGTCGTGTCCTCTCTGACATGCAAACAATACTTCGGCCAAATGTCCAGCATATGCCTTACCTTAGCATATACTCCAGCCACGGTATATCAGACCCAAGACAACGGTTCAGCCAATAGCCTGCAAAGTGCAAAGTTTTAATTGTTAcaaaccccatccccaatgCCCGTTCACCCTCCCCGCGAAATAGTTGATACACACAAGTAGGTTAGCCCGTATGATATCAAAGATCATTAGTAGGCCTTTTAAATATCTCTAAAGGCCTATTGATCTGCTTTTAAGGTATAGTTGATAACAGAGCATAGGTTGACCTGCTTTTACTATGTCAACTATTTTATGGTGAGGGTGCCATTCAATACAAGGCAAGTTTCGTGACCCGCATCACCACCCTTGGCAACTTGACAACAAACCCACCCCAacaaaaaaatataatcaCAGAAAAAAATAAGTCGCATTCGTCCGCCCTCATCTCAGGAGCTCTGCCTGCCCCCCCTCTGAATCCAATCCTCAAGAGGGGAACAGGGTGGTATAATACTAATACAAAGAGATCCCAGCAGTACATCGCACAATCATTAAatcagacaacaacaacatctaAACTCCcagcccctccccaaaagGAAAACATCTAAAGCTTAGCCTTAGTCTGCGCCTTCTTAAGAATAGGATCCAGCTTGGTAGCCTTCATGACATCTCCCTTGATCTTGAGCTTGCCAGACATGAACAGTCTCTGCGCGTTGGCCTTGCCGGCGACAAGAGCGCCAAAGTCGGCgtcggagagggagagggtgactATTtccacacaccacacacatcAATAAACAATCCTTCcaatttttatttttttcagGGGAAAACATACCAGTAGGCTTTTCCCCAAGCCCCTTGCCAACAGCCCCCTTGTTCTTAAGATCAATGTGCCACTCGTCCGTCTCGCCAGCCTTGTTCTTGAGCACAAAGGCGAAAACAGCGTTGCCGGCCTTGATGGCCTCCTTGCGGTCGGCGTCGGAAGCAGAGATGGCCTGGTTGATCGCGTcaaaggcggccgaggaggggaACTTGTCTGTTCATTGTTAGCAATCCAGTGTTGTTGCGACACGACGTCGGGTAGCGCGGGAGCAGGGGATTGCGTACCGTTGGCGAGAGACATGGTTGCGGGTTGTAGCGGTGATAATGATGTATGAAAAGTTGTGTAAAAGTCGCGAGGTGATACGATGGATGAAAGATTAAAAACAAACCACCccgggagagagagagagagagagagagaaaaggctTATAAGTTGTTCGGTCTTTCGGCGCACTTCTAGCGCTTCCTGCCTCCGGATGCGATGACGACTGTTACATGTGAACTCAACCTCGGCGCATTTTCTCTCAGGTCCAACAAGCCAAGCCCTCACGCGCCATGTGGCCCCAAACGGGAATCGGACCCATTACCCCACACCAGGggatcttggccttgttTTCCTCCTCCGTGATCAACACTTTGCTCGCACTTTCACCAGTCATTAATGTCGACGACTTGAGGATGAACTGCATGAACCCATTCCCGCGGCTAGGAATTTGTGTTTGTTCCCGAGTCCGTTTTGCAGGCATGTGCCTGGTTGAGCAGCTTTGCGTCGAGTCAATGTCAGGCACTACGAAGTAGCGCAGCATACGTTCCAAGTTTCAAACGGCCCGTTGCCAACGGTTTTTGATTGTCTTCTACCACGACATATCTTGACCAGGAGTAAGCTCTTCTGAGAGAGATATCGCCGATCTCTGTTTATCTTGCAGCTTCACGGTTTACAAAGTAAAAAAGCACGTTAAGCCACTGGGAGGCAACCTACTAACGAATACACACATCGTCAAATATCAAGCCCATCTCACTCAACCCACAGTCCAATCAAGTATAACTCATCTAATACTGTCCCCCGTATTACAGAACCGACACACATATCAACACCAATCAGCAACAATATAAATCAAACTTCTCTTATTCATTTTCCCCCCCACTATCCCTTCCCTAAACACACCCAAACCTTACAACATTAACAAGTATCCcttacaaaaaaaaaaaaaaaaaaaaagacaaagcTCTCCCAGAGAATAATCACCACTCCACCTCATCagccccaaccaaccacaacccgGCCACATCCttcgccaaccccaacctcaaccttctcATAATCTCCTTCCCCGCCGTATTCCTCCcaatcccctccccaaccctccaatCCCACCCCCTCTTCACATTGCCAACCCCCCTTCCGCCGTTCCCACCACTCAAGCTCTTACTCAACTCActcacaaccctccccatcccactTCCCGCACCAGCAAGCATCAAATTCCCCCCCTTGCCCTTCCCCAACAAATCCTCCGGCCTCCCCCCCTTCGCCAGTCCACTCCCAGGCACAttccccagcaccaccctcaaaaACTCCTCACACGCCTCCTtgaccctctcccccaccgcctccagGTCCTCAATCGCCTTGAGTATAGTGTCAATCTGATCCATGCTCAAGACCGGCTGGCTAGCCTGTCCAAAGTGAACGTTTGTATTAGACGGATCAGTCACAAACACCAGTGCCTCCCCGAGCAAAGCAAGAAGGAAGTCTTCCGAGACGATCCCATCGCGTGTTTGATCGTACAGACCGCCGCGGATGTTGTCGTCCGAACTGGCGATCACGCTGACTAGAGCAGTGGCGGCTTGCTGCTTCCGTGCAAAGGGGCTGATGTGGCCAGGGAGGGAGTCTTTGTTGTCTCTAATGTCGTAGAATTGTCTGAGGGAAGCATAACCGCTGAGCATCTTGCCGAGGAGCTCAGCACCTTCCATGTCTCTGGCAGCGAGGTCCTCGAGGGTTTTG encodes the following:
- a CDS encoding uncharacterized protein (COG:S; EggNog:ENOG503P46E), with the protein product MSLANDKFPSSAAFDAINQAISASDADRKEAIKAGNAVFAFVLKNKAGETDEWHIDLKNKGAVGKGLGEKPTVTLSLSDADFGALVAGKANAQRLFMSGKLKIKGDVMKATKLDPILKKAQTKAKL